The sequence CACATAAACATTTTCAGTCATTActtcaaaacaaagaaaccacCTCTAAATCAGGACAATTGATTTCAAAGAATACAAAATAACTATGACAAGTGGGACATTgcaaggggaggaaaaaaataaaggaaaaatatgtcTGTATTCACAGCAGTTTTTAGTGTTGCTTTTCCATGTTAGTTTTAATGCTTTTCAATCAGGGgcatattattttaataatacttCGCACACCTCAAAAGGCTTCTCAGTGGTAAGTATTAGTCTCCCTGTTTTACTAATAAGGAAATTTGAAAACAGCACATTATGTGACTTAAGTTGATGTCCTCCTAAATACAGATAATTACTAAAATGCTTTTTGATAAGCATATTAGTTACTTTACTTTCAAAAAAGAATTCTCACATTATTGATCTGCTTTCTTAAAATACCAAAGGGATTTAAGCATGGCCTGCATGATTCTGttccagaaataatttaattatttattcaaCTAAGGTACTGTCAGTTGAAATTGATGGAATTCAACTTGAAAGTAGTCAcaaattaagaaagaaattacAGCTGTGACTATTTTTATCTTGTATACAAATGGGTAGGGGTTTACAGCATATTAAgtgtgaggagcaggtacaagatCGGAGATAATCTAGCTTGCAGAAGAACACCAAGGAAACATTTAATTCCTGTTGTCTTCCTGAAGAGGTGGAGAATTTACCTGGTAGACAGGAGTCCAGTTCTCCTCACAGGTGCACAGCATACTGAAAGAACATTACAAATTGTCAACAAGGGAGCTTTCTGCCTGCAAACAAGGAAGACAGTTTTGCATAGTAAGAATGGTTGAACACTACAGCAGGTTACCTAGACAGGTGGGGAATCTCAGTCTTTTTTCACTTACTCAGAAAAGCTTCTGATTTAACTTTGAAAATTGGCCCTGTTCAAGAGGAGGGTAGGACTCCAGAGGTTGCTTCCAATCTAAAGTGTTCTTTGATCTTttggaaaaatgagaaaaaacaaaacttacCTTAGTTTTTACCTTAGGGCCTGTGTTTTCCAGATGCATCTCTTCCCATTACCAAAGAGCCTTATTTAGTACTCTAGTGACCAAGTGGTATTTCAAGGATTGTCAAAGTACTTTCTGTTCCTAAAACAGCCTTGATTAATTACTtttgaagcaaaacaaaatagcAGTGTGTTTGAAACCAATCTGAATAGTATTGACTGACAAAATTGTAACCACtgatttcttttggttttgttttgcagctAACACAGATCTTGAGAACAGGACAGAACACATGGGAAAGTAAGAATATCCTTGCTGTTTCGTTTGCTCCACTAGTGCAACCAAATAGGAAAGACAATGGCAAACATGACACTGTAGGACTGCGTAAGTTTGTGCTCCCTCCCTTTGGCTTGCAGGGATGTTACAGTGCCTGATGTTGGATGTCTGAAAGCTGAGAGGCTGTGCTGTAGAAACATTCCATTTAGCAAAGCAGTAGCTCAGTGATACGTTGTTGTGCTCCTGGTGTATGGTCTGTGTTGCTTCACAGTTAATATTCTGAATTTTAGTTAATAATTTAAGTGATAGAATGTTTCCAGCTTCTTTTCCAGCCACCTTTTCCTCTTAAGTTCAGCTTCTGTATTACAGTGGTATGCATAAAATAGCCAGCTAATATTGTGTCCCTCATAGTGCTACATTTCTCATGGTCTACcagagaaatttttttttctcttccccctGCAATGGAAGGAAGAAGTCTAAACTGGGGCTGTGGTATGATAGGATATTAATAAGCCCAAGCATGCTTTATGTCTGTATGCAGTGGATATAGTCATACCTAGCTGTTTGTTATTAGTCATCGGAATTGGCTTTCTAGCTGCAATGCTTTGAGCAGAGGTAGAAAAGGTATTTATAACGTCTTTGGAAGTACACCTGTTCCCAAACGGTAAGATGGGATGataacaggaaagaaaaacaagctggcaaagaaaagcacagagttAAAATTTTCTGTTAGAGTTGTCAGGGATAGGAGTAGAACACAGAGCTATGGTAGCATGtgggaaattaaataaaaccaacaaagaGCCCAAAAGATAACATGTTTTAACTCTGAAACTGATACAAGCCCTTCAGGAATCCAGGATGTCCTATCAGCTTGCATTGCCTGTAACTGCTGAACTGGCTATTAATTTTGAGTGTGTGTGAGTTTGCTATGATAGGTAGCTCTACTTTTTTATGCAAAGTATAAAGATAATTTCCTTTATGTAATCTATTCCTAtgcagaaataattaatttttgttgttttaatacTTGTTTTGAGCCCTCAGAAATAATTTCCTGAAATTAATTTactaattcaaaattatttttcctctgttccATCCATAACACATAGATTGTGTCATATCTAACAATGAAATACAGAGGTGGCTAGTCAGACTTCATTATGATTTTATACAGCTTAATTCCCTGGAACAAAAGAGGATTTTCTATCAACATCCCTAAATTTTCAGAATGAGGAGTGCAGACCATGGACAGTCAGAGCTGAATGGTAGTACAGAAAGGTGTTTTCTGTGTTACAGTTTCAAAATGATGTTTTagtgagaagaggaaaaaaataaccaaatggGGTATTGttcacatttaaaagaaaaaagggttAGAGGCTTGAAGTTGCACTGTAAAATGAGATTAGTGAGATAGGCTTCTTTCCACTAAGCCGGTGGatctggttttatttaaaaagttaaaaatgaagcaaaagtGTTCTTGTGGATGTTTGAGTGTACATGGAAGGTGTGAGTGGTGTAAAAAGTAGTGTGCTGAACctcaacattaaaaaaaattagttaattTGTCTTTTATAGTAACACTGTCTATTTGTTTCAAATCCACAGGCCTGCCTATAATTTATCTTAAAAGTTCGAAGTAGTCTAGTCAACATGCTTCTTCTGTAAACTTTAGCCAGAGTTTGTAGATGTCATTACTAAGTAAACATAGAGTCTCTGCCATACTTTTGACAACCCTTGAATGCTTTCTGACACATATGTAGTGTTACATATAGACTAAAATAACTCATATGTGAAATATCTGTCAGCAATGTTCAAAGCAGAGTCTTTTTTTTGTAGAAAACTACAGAGGTGGTGTTAAAAGTTTTTATCAATGTAGTTATTGGTTAGGATGCAGTTCACTGGTAGTAGACAAATGGAAATACATGGACAGTAAATATCCAAAATTTTGCATCCTGCTCTTCTCATTAAAAAATGCTTGCATTTGTTATAATTGACATACAATCTGCAATCATGGTCTGTTTCACTTGAACTTATGACATGTTCTGGATGGTAGAGATAGGATTTTGTTCTTGAATTTTGAGCTGATGTTATACTAAAGAAAtgggacttttttttccctcccctgtcTGGCTTGATCTGAAATTAGTATTGTCAGTCTTAATATCCTTTCTGTCTCAGATAAATTAATTAGTCTGCAACTGAAGTCATTGTATGTAACAATCAATCTTCTTTAAATTACATCAGTAGCTTTTATAGCTGAATGCATTTTTTGGAAgtgttatttttgaaattatttgttcAGTAACTTCTTCCTTGCTGTAGTCCCTGTTAATTTTATGGTATTCTATGCAGGAAGGAAAGTGACAAGTAAGAAAGTTGAACAAGCTTCAGCTTTTGCTGCTAGtatgcttttttggttttgttttccttgcaaTTAGCAATCCATAGCTCATCTAGAGTAGGTGTCCAGCAGCCAAGCAATATTTTGTCATCACCTGGCTGTCATTGGAAAATTaaagttttggcttttttcttgttggtttggggttttctcccTTTAGGATTGGAGCAATTTTGATTTCCTCTTCTGCTGCAAAGATACAGGTGGCTTATCTGGTTTGTCACTTGTGAATTAGACATATCCCTCCCTCATTAGTTAGATTCACTAGGAAGTgagcagaaggaggaggcaGAAGAAAGGCACTTGCCTTAACAAATTTGGCACAGGGGTAAAAATTGTTTTCCCACAACAGGATATTAACAGTGGTACCAGTAGGTGCCGAGACAGTACTTGTGtaatttcttaaatttattttagtgaTCATGGCTTCTACTTATCTTGCACATCTGCTAAGACATCTTTGTTTCTTGGACTGTGCCACAGGGTTTGTCAAGGTGATACTATCTGTGTGTCATTTGCATATTGTGTAATTTTACTAAAATATCAATTCAGTTGTTTTTGAACATTAGTCTCCCTGTCTTGCAgctagtttgggttttttcctagaGGGAAATTTCACTTAGTacaacttatttttctttcattgtaGCTCCATGTGCTGTTAGGAACCTCCAGGACCTAGCTCGGATATATATCAGACGCACTCTTAGAAACTTCATAAACGAGGAGATGAAAGCCAAGGGTATTGCTCAGAAGGCTCCTCCGAAACGCAAACGCAGGAGATGCCGTAGACGCAGGATTAACACCTATGTGTTTGTTGGTAATCAGCTCATTCCTCAGCCTCTAGATAGTGAAGAAGATGAAAGAATGGAAGATGAtaacaaagaggaggaggataaaGATCACAGTGAGGCCTTGAAGCCAGAAGAGCCTCCTCGAAATCTCTTGAGAGAGAAGATTATGAGTCTACCATTACCTGAATCTTTAAAAGCATACTTGACCtattacagagaaaaataacttGTTTTAAGTAGAAATAATGCCTACTGATAGTTCCTTTATTATTGAAAATGTAGCATTTATTAAGAAGTAGGTGGACAAATTATTATTAGTCTTTCATCAAGACTGAAGTACAGCGATAAATGGTAACTTGTCTCTATCTTGTCTTTGGTACAAGGAAGACTTGCATTCAACAGTAGAATCCCTTTTTAAAAgtctatttttctttaaattttgaaaatactgttttaacTCTGATAGAAATATATATTCCATTATGCAGCACTAATCAATATTTTGCATGGTAAGTCTTTTTTTGATCCCTAACAGATTTGTATTGATAAAAGGATGAGTGAAATTTTATATATGCTAAATAATTGGTTAAACATGTGCATCTGACTTGATGAACAATTTGTCTGTATTTATTACTATTAGGGAAGCATTTTAAACATGCAGAGACTTACCTTCTAATGTCCAAATCAGACCcttctaaaatttattttactatGGCTTTGTTGCAATCATTATTACTATGTTGGTATAGAGTATTCCAACAACACAAGTGCATAAATGTATACAGACACTGAATGAGCTGGCTTTagtgaaatatgaaaatacaaGTTCTGAAATGTCAGATGACCCTGCTACTTCTCCATTTATCTTTTGCCAAAAGATCTTGTGACAACTAACAGCTTCTCTCAGAGCCTTAAAGAAACACCATATTGAATAAGAAGCAAGGCAATGCTTACTTCAGCTCTGCTTATACTTAACTCCATTCTACACTGTCAGTATTTCTAACTAGAGGCAATTCCTCATTTGTGGGAAGTATAGGACagttaattttgtttatttctagAGCTCACAGCATTGAGTCAAAAGTTTGGTAACTCAAGATTGTAATTTAGATTTCAGTCATCTATATTTACTGCTTTTAAGTAGAGGTAGAATTTCAACAAAGTTTAGTTTGTATTGCTTATTGGGATAGTTATAATAGTAGAACTTAGAATTTGTTCAGTAAATGCACTTTAGCAAGTGAAATTTATACTTAACATGCATCTCCAAGAAGGTAGACTTGTGCCAGCCTATATTTTGTTTCTGAGCATGGCTCTtagcacaaaaatattttataaaatcgTATGCATCTTTTGGAAACCTAAGAGTAGCAGTGCAACTGTGGGGACCCACAATAGTGCTGATTTAAATCCTTCAATGATTCTTCCTTTTCTAGTTGTGACGTTATTTGCAGTTCTCATTTTTAACTTTGCTTTTACCATCTTAATTTCTTCATTCTGTTGTAACATAACCATGAGGATAAGCCGTTTATTAAGGACTTGGCATGTAATATGTATTAAAAACCACAATCATAGGAAATGTATGCTTGTTAGACCCAATGAAAAACACTCCCATTGAAATATCCCCCATGATACATTTTATAATACTGGTGACACTTATTgtctaaaaaaatgaacaaaataatcACATATTTCTAAA comes from Lonchura striata isolate bLonStr1 chromosome 1, bLonStr1.mat, whole genome shotgun sequence and encodes:
- the PCMTD1 gene encoding protein-L-isoaspartate O-methyltransferase domain-containing protein 1 isoform X2; protein product: MKILLKVGGILVMPIEDQLTQILRTGQNTWESKNILAVSFAPLVQPNRKDNGKHDTVGLPPCAVRNLQDLARIYIRRTLRNFINEEMKAKGIAQKAPPKRKRRRCRRRRINTYVFVGNQLIPQPLDSEEDERMEDDNKEEEDKDHSEALKPEEPPRNLLREKIMSLPLPESLKAYLTYYREK